Genomic window (Rhododendron vialii isolate Sample 1 chromosome 4a, ASM3025357v1):
gggtaatgaaggAATACGGCGCAAAGGATTCTTGGACCAAATTGTTTGTCGTACAAAGTGTTCCAGGAGAgttctttttccaaaacttaAAGCTGTTGTGTGACACAAAGGATGGAGAGGTTGTAATGGTGTTGAATTTTTGTTGCTTGGTAGTCTATAACCCAAAACAAAGTAGATATAAGAGGATTCCAATCCCTCAGTCTTGCGATCAGTACTGGTTTCGTGTAGGTTTTTATACGGAGAGTCTTGTTTCACCCGGTGGCTGCAATGGGACTAGAAGGCTCCCTTAATCAGATGGAAATGGAGGAGAAACTGGCAATTTAAATGATCAATCCCGTTATTTACCAATTCTCTTTGCCTATGTAGTTTGAAGCTTGTGTAAAAGTTTTCTTATCCTGTACTTTTTATATGCACTTAACTGTTGGAATGCTACTTCAGTTCTATGGTGTAAAAGTTTTCTTATCCTGTACTCTCTGGTGTGGTGTACCATAGACTTCTACATCcctatatttctttttttggtaaattctCCGTCCCAATATTATATGTACATCATCCAGGATTTCCTATTCTACACGTAGTTCTTGAATTCTCCGCCACCCTTATCACTTTGTATATGTTACGTCATTCTATTAGTATTTGTTTACATAACACTTCAGAAAATTCATAGACTAAAAACGTGAAATTGAAATGGCAAAGCTGGCTTTTAGAACGATAGCTATACGTCTCATGTGTAAAGACTTCGATTACTCAAGGAACTTTAGTTTGGTTATTCTTCATAATATTTACGCAAGATCAAAGTCACAAATATATTGGGGGATACGTAAAAGGAGATAATATTGTTTTTATTCAGTGCATATGGGTTTGTCTCTCATAGAGACTACTTGGATAAAGACTAATTGGATTTGGGGATGTTGGATATTGGAACCAGGTTCTCTTACCCATGTTAGGTTGCTGCATTTTTTTGTCTATGGTGTTTCGCATGTCCTGCAAATGAGGACAATATGGATAGAGTTGAGATTGTGTATTGAATGGAGAGATGGACCACTATGCAACAAGAATTTTATAGTTACAATACAAGTACAAGCTTCCCTTTTGCGTCGTTATTAACCTGGAACTCGAAAACTTTTGATGAAGAACAAAAATACAAAGGCACATGGAAGGCATACCTGCCAATTACAAGAAGTTTCCAGCTACAAACAAATTAGGGACACAGACTACATTACTAAAAATTGCTATGGCTGCATGATGCAAGATTCTGAGATTGAaaggttagttttttttttaatggaagacTGAAAGGTTATGTTCACAACTTCACATTCTAAAAATTTGGATCTACTCTTGCCTCTCACTTGTGCTAAAATTGTATCCTATGTAGCACAGACACGGACACGGGATATGgcattctaaaaaaatagggaTACGGACACaacgggggacacgccacgtgtataaataaataaaaataaatatatgtacatatatataaaaaaattatgaaccattgtatatgaataatttcacaaattgtttaaatttttttcaaagggaaaattacagtttaacccaaatattttgaataatttcatattaaccccctaaaatttaaaaaatattccaTTTTAACCCCTAGCCGTGTCCCCGGCGTGTCCAATatgtgtccccgccgtgtccctgTGTCCAATATgtggacacggcgcccttttggagtgtcggtgctacatagcttGTATCTACTTCATCACGTGAATGGTTAGTCCTGTGCATGTAAGCATTTGGAAACCTTCTCATTCTCAAGCCTGTTCCCAAAGGTGGGTTCTATCCAAGtgttcaaatcaattatattgtagTTAGTTACAGCATCAAGTATTGAATTGGATTGGGAGCAGCATTGCAGTTGAAAGGCCACAGAGGGGATGTCCTATGTGGTTGACCAAATCAACTTGCTGTTATGTATTGGTGTGATAGCATTGTGGGGTTATGTTCAATACTGACTCATAGGTGAATAAAGTCCCCTCAAGGTATCACAGCTGAAATGCTTTAGAGTGTTGTGGGAAAATAGATTGTTAACTTTGTCCATAACTCCTCTACTAATGCTTTATCCCACCCCCGTTTTTTGGTCGGTACGGTTCATCTTGGCCGGTACCAACTGATACGGTACGAGATCAATAACTTTGATTGTGAGACTTCACATTGTTAATCTTAGCAACTCCTTAATTTGATAACCAAAAAATGAGTTGCCAAATTTTGATTAGTCAATTTTGGTTATGCTATTGGAGCTACCCCAAGAGCAAAGCAAAATACTAATTATCTACCCTTCCTTTTCCATCTTTTGAAGGTTTCAAACGCAGCATAAGGGGGTGGGGGTTTTGTGAGAAAACAGTGGTGGGAGTAGAATATCCTGTATCATACGAAGGCACAACAAATCCACGCTTTTTCCACTTTCTTCCCGCTACCCTCTCTCACCTCTCAGCGCCGAagaaagacccaaaaaaatacccttaaaacTCTCTCGCTAGAAATGCAACGGGGACTGCGCAATCTTCCTGATGAGATCATCTTCAACATACTTGCAATACTACCCGTCAAGCCTCCGTGCCTTTTGTTTTAATGCTAATGAGGAGAAATTCAAGGAGGTGCCGCTACCTAATTATGAATGTGAGTATAAACTTATTGGCTTGGGATTTTGGATGAATGGCTGTGTGTGGTTCAGAATGTGGGGATGGTACTATTGATGTTTGGGTCATGAAGGAATACAGCATCAAGGAATCTTGGACCAAGTTGTTTGCTGTGCCAAATGGCCTTTGCGGCTTATTTATGCCTTTGTGTTATGCAAATGATGGAGAGGTTGTAGTGGTGTTGGATTGGGAGGAGTTAGGCATCCACAACCCGAAAAGAAATAGATACAACTGTTTGACGTGGCTTTCTATGTGGAGACTCTTGTTTCACCTCATGGTGGCACTTGCACTAAAAGGTCCTGCTAATTAGATGGACTTGGAGAGAAAGAGGTAATTCAAAGGATTCCGTTCTTTATTTTCctcattctttctctctccatatgtAGTTTGAAACAATATATACGTAATACGTGCTTACCATTATTTTAAGCTGGATATGTTTGGCAAAACTGTAGAATAATAGCTATACATCTATGATTACCATTTACCAGTATAACTCATACAAGTTTAGTTTAATTCTTTCTTTCAATATTCATGCAGGAATGAAGTCGTAAGTACAATGGGGGATATGTAATGAGATGAGtgtttgtctctctctctgtcagAGTGACATGACAAAGGCTACTCGGATTTGTAGATTTTAGATATTAGAACCGTGTTCTCTTACCCATTTTGGGTTGCTGCAATTGATGCCTATGGTAACTCAAACAATTAGGGTCAAGAACTACATTACTACATGGACTTTGAGACACATTGGAATTTTGTATCTTCTCTGGGCTCTAGCTTGTACTGAACATGGAGCTACTACATTAAGTGAAAGCTTAGTTGTCGTGTATATAAGCATTTTGGAAACCTTCTCATGTGCAAGCCTCTTATCAAAGTCATGTTTTATCCAAGTGTTTACGTCGAGTGTATTGTGTTAGTTGCAGCATTGAGTATGGAACTGGATTGGGAGCGGGCATTGCGGTTGCAAGGCCACAGAGGGGATGTCCTTTGTGGTGTGATAGCACTGTGTGGTTGTGTTCAATACTCACTATTAGGTGAATAAAATCCCCTCAAGGTATCCGATACTTCCTGTTTTGTGATTCAATGCTCTCGCAAATGTAATGCATCAGAGTTGATGGAAAATGGCGACATCCATTAAGAGTGTATAAATGCCTTGGACAGGATGGTTCAATTTGGCACAAGTAACAAATGTTCTCTCATCATGTTAAGTTCAAGTTAAGCTCCAGGAGACGTTTTCTTTCCTCACATTTGGTGAGTTCATGTCGTACAAAAGAATATGCCTTTTTTCCCCTCTTGAATTGGTTCTCTCATTTGTCATTACGAGGGTTGACTGCAAATTTATTTAAGGGCGTGCAATGACTGGAATTATGTTGTCCCAACATTGTTTTAGTTGGTTCCAGTGATCGAAATGGCCCTTCTTGAAAGAATTTAATGGTCGAAATTGGCCGCCTTGATTAATCTGACGAACGGCTGCCTTAAGTCGTACTAGGTTTTGTTCAATGGTGTAATACCCGTCCCGGATATTTAGTGtttgaatttatattttaattaaacTGTGTTTTGGGGGTTTAAATCGTAAACAATAAAATTTGCGAGAGtcttgtgtgtgatttgtgattggaaCATAAGTTAGCAATTGGTCTCGCTTGCATATGATAACTTTTCTATAGGTTTACAAATATCCTGGGGGAGATATTTCTCTCCATTCTTATCCCTTGTAcgttgagagagaaagagagagacggttgagaagagaagaagaggagaagtGGGTTTTGTGCTTACGTACTCTTAGATTGAAGTTCTAGCAAGGTAATTTCCTTATTTCCTGGGTTGTATTTGGATTCTTGTGGTTTGAAATCCATGGATGGGGGTATGGTTTGAGTGTTCTTGAACTCAAGGAACCCCATAGCTTGATTACTCTCACTTGTGTAGATATACGTGTTTTGATGCATATGATTGTGTTGTTGTGAGGAGGTTGGTGTTTATGTgtgttttggtgaagtttgggTATGAGTTTGGTGGGGTGTGGAGGTGTGGAGTTAGATGTGTTCGTGCTTGATTTTTGGCTGAAAATCCAGGTCCTATCGGTAGGAGTTTtgtccctaccggtagaaatgcTGTCCAGTGGCgtcatttttgtgtttttgaggtttcctaccggtaggaaatttgtcctaccggtagagaTTGAAAATcagcatttttggaaaaatttcggACGGGCATAATTTTGTCATCCGAACTCTATTTTGGGCATATTATATATTGGAATTCATGTGCTGAAAGTCTACTTTCCATTGGTGGTGGTCTCAAGATCTAATTCTAAACCAATAAgaatttatagccaaaataaGACAAGCTGGTCGTAAGTTTGCAAACTGATTTTAGGCGTTATGTCATATTGGTACTTTATGCTTGTTTTGGGACACTTCTAGGTATTGATATGCACATATTAGTATTCGTTGGACATTGTTTAACTTCTTATTAGCTTTATAACTTTGTGCCAAGTATTCATGGAATTCATAACTAATACGAGTTAGCTTGTGGTTAGGTAAAGAACCAATCATTCGGGAGGTGCCGAAACCATTGTTCGGCATACTTTGGTCGATACAAGAGtcagtgtgtttgatatggttatgttcAATGAGATATTGCATGGTGGTGTTTGTGTATCATGCTATTTGAGATTTAACTAGTGATATGCATGTCTATTGGATGTTGATTATACCGCTGAAGGTTTGCGTGTGAGGCACATCATGTCGTAAGCCATGCCGCCTAATTAACGGTAAttgggagcatggtgtgtgggacacCACTCTTGGGATATATGGGATcgtggcagacgtgccactgcaTGTGTTGTGATTATATGTGTGTTGTTCATTTGAATATTTATGCTAAGTTTGTGTGAGTTACATTCAAGTGAGGTGTTCCTTTGGGTATCGTGGAATTTTATTGAAtgtattctatatctcacacactctaattttcctttttggattgtcAGGTCACAAGTGGTcgtagagttggtccactaccggtcggcGTTTTGGGAACACTTGGTTTTGCATCAAGTGTTAATGTTTGTAATCGAGTTGGTTATGTTGGGTCAAACCCTTACTTTTGCTAAACTCATTTTGTGACTAATGTGATCAAGTACTTTATAACTTCAAGTTTGTAATTATGTTGGGAGCTCCGTTTATGTCTAATTACTTGTGTTGGGTTATGAGGCATCTTATGTACTATATATGTTAGCAAAGTTCGTTGACACATTGTTTATAttaatgttaagtcttccgctggagTTTTTTATTCTGTTTCCTGTTTGGTTGCCGTTTAGTTGTTGTTCTTTTGTATGGAATGTCACGTGGCCGTGTCGGTTCGCGCCCACTCAGGTGTCGTtccggggcggggcgtgacaaatGGTATCGCACAGGTTCCACGATTTGGAGTAACGAAAATTACTTATGAATTCCAAAATCAAGAAATGAGGATTAAATAAGGAAATCATACGTTTCGCACTTATGAGTTATCACTTCTCTGGCTCTGTcgttgttctttctttttgattcTCTCAAGCTGTCGAAATAACAAGTCTTGGCTTGGAGACTTTGGAGGCTGAATGAGAGAGGAAAAAATCCAAATATTTCCTAATGTCTCATGACAAGAATGATGTTGTGTTTAAAGTAATGGTAAATTGAGAATATTCATAATGGTTCTAAATGTAAAAGAAGTGATAATATTTCCTCGAATTACTAGATAATTTCATTTATATGTGAGAAACCTCATTTGATATTACCATTATAATATGTCCTCAAACatacaaaatccaaaaaaaagtaGCATTTTGCTTGGAACCTTTGGAAtatgttcaaaaaaatacaacccttgggaaaaagaaaaaggtaaaataATTAGGAGTGAAGGTGTTGAGAAAAATAACCTTTGctcaacaaaaataataataataataattggttggttccttctcttttttgagGTTTCAAACGGggaggaagaaggaaaataattgtTTACCATTTCTTTTCCATCTTAATGTCGATAGGCTGGCCTTCAGTGTGGTAATTCCACACCGGAGGTTTGggttatgtgtgtgtgtttataaaGTCCATTCATACTTtacctagtcagcaattgcctaggtgttTGGGTGAATGGAATTAATCTTATGTCCCTCACTTAAAAAAACACAGCATAAGAAGATGCCATACACCCTCTTGTACCCCAATTTTGGCGTCCTCAGGTACCAAGAGATTTTTTCAACTACAGGATCGGAATGTCAAAATACAATCATGCGGCTGAAAATCACCTGGTACATGGGTACACCAAAATATTGGTACGGTCCGTACAGAGCATCTGGAGTCAAAAGAAGAAGGTGGGGGTAGTGAGAGAAAAAGGAGGTGCAAGTAGAGTATCCTGTTCTTAAGGCACAAACCCACACCTTGTCTCTCCTGTTACAACGCTGGGAAAAAAACCACCAGAAACGCTCTTGCTAGAAATGGAAGAGGAGTTGGCCAATCTTCCCGATGGGATCATCTTCGACACACTCTCAAGACTACCCGTCAAGCCTCTGTGTCGTTTCAAGTCGGTTTCTAAGCCATGGCTTGCTCTAATCACCGAACCCCACTTCATCAAATCTCACCTCACTCAATCAATGAAAAACAACACAAACCAGAAGCTAATCATCGCCTCACCCACTTCTCACTCAGTCTATTCCGTAGACTACCAATCACCCGACCACACCATTGCCAACCTCGAAGTGCCCTGTACGTCTAAGGTTGAGATTATGAGTTCATGCAATGGAGTCATGGTACTCTTAGGAACTGGAGATGAATTATGTTTGTGGAACCCATCAATCAGAATGTACCGAAAATTTTCACAACCCGAGTACCCAAGAGGGGAGTTTAGGGTGTACGGGCTTGGATAGGACTCTGTTAGTGATGATTTTAAGGTGGTTAGGATTCTTATGCCTGAAAGAAATGACCCAGAAGTTAGTCCTCTACTCTTAACACTTCTCACTCCGTCTATTCGTTTGACTACCAAGCACCTGACCACGCCATAGCGAAGCTCGAAGTGCCCTGTAAGTCTAATGTCGAGATTCTGGGTTTCATTCAATGGCATCGTACTCTTACGTACTGGTGTTGAATTGTGTTTGTGGAACCCATCAATCAGAATGTACAGAAAATTTACCCCAACCTGAGTACTCGGGTGTGGGGAGCTAAGAGGTATGGGCTTCGATATGACTCTGTTAGTGATGATTTTCAGGTGGTTAGGGATGTTATTGCCGATTCAAGTAATGGCCCTCGTTGTGTCCATGTCTTCACTTGTAAACTTAGTTCATGGAAGTGGATTGAAGACTTGTGATTACATGATTCTTCAAGGTAAGGCATGGGACTGTACTGAATGGGATGGCCCCATTGGCACTGTTGGAAACGCAGTACGGTTGGATGTTTCTTGAATTCGAGTCTATTTACGGTGATTCTTTGTTTTGAAGCTACATGAGGGGAaattgacgcagcggaattaacaaagagattagttaCGTACTAATTCAAATGAATTATAAATTCAAGTTAACGAGCGAAGagacaaaatccaaatattattgatcaaaaaCTGCATACATAATGAGGTTTCAGCCCTTTTATAGAGAAAAAGGCGTAACCTAATAAGACCCTAACTTAAAAATGAAATTTCGCAAATtttgtacaaaataataaaatggaaaaaggaaagaaaaacaagatttttccaaaaagaatcaCTGAAACGGAATTAtagtctaagagttattaacgaattAAAACTTTCCTAAAACAgccaaaaaaataagggaaaatattgaaggcctaaacgaaggaattaaGCCGAAATCCACATGGCTCACAACTTAGGGAGATGAGTCTTGACTCTTTACCGCTGCGCGAAAATAGGGGAAATTCCAGGCCGCCCCCACTTTTGGTTTTGTTCGGTCaccttttagtttttgtttttgttttgttttcaattatttttctatttttttctccaattattatcctattttttcaattattactttctcatatctctctatctctctccaatcattacccatatcttcaatcattactctatttttctcttcacctactaccaaaactaaactaaactaaagtCCCAAACAAACACAACGTTTGTTGTTTTGTCTCATGTAAGCCCTTTATTGTATTTCATTCCTATATAAGTCCTAGCGCGCGTTGCTAGACAATGAAACATGTACTTGATGTTGACTGATGATGATGTGGATatattgtgtaatttttttattacaaaattaaaaatgctataacttttattatatatattaattttttacaaaatttataCTTATAGAACCTATTCgacaagatctatcaaacaagatctatattaaaTACGaaattatgtataaaaaaatttagtagggTGAGAATTCTTTAAGGGGTatggattttgtattttttttgggtgtgaattgtgtagaAGGGTGTGAAAATCCTTCATATAGAGATCTGAATTGTGTACTTTGGATAGTGACTTTTGTAGAAGATTGTGAATTCAGTATTTAGAGATTGAGTGTAAATTCTTTCATGTAAGTGGTGTGAACTCGATTTTTTtagagggtgtgaattctacattttagggtgtgaattgtgtgttTTGGATAGTGAATTGCACAGAGGGgtgtaaattttttcttttttgggggtGTGAATTGGGTCTTTTTtagagggtgtgaattctgcattttttggggtgtgaattgtttaCTATGagatgtgtgaattctgcattttttttgtgtgaattgtTTACTATGAGATGTATGAAGTGTGTTTTTTCAGGTGTGAATTATGTATTTTGAGGGTGTGAATTTTACATATGAGAGTGTGAATTATGTATTGGGAGGGGGGTTGTGTTTGTGAATTCTTCCTTTTTGGTAGATGTGAATTGTGtagtggggtgtgaattctgtagtCAGTGGATTTGAATTATGTCTTTTCAAGTGTGAATTTTACATTTATGCGTGTAAATTACTTGTTTTATGTGTACATAATTTCACATTTACTCTGGATCTTGTTTAAAAAGATATCATTGACTagatttcagattttttttttttcccaaaatcggataggtacaaaaaaaagttataatGGTTTAAAGTTTTAACTAAGTAATAATATATACACATTACGTAGGTATATATATGTGCGTTTAGAGCATccatattgtaataagcaaattggtatggataagcaaacttaacaataatgctaaaaaaacatctcgcattgtaataagcaaagttacaagtcttttagcaaataaccaaatttcactcattccataaccatacttaacaacttttaccaataaccaaaactcaataatcaaacccaataaccaaattcaaaactaaaaaactaaaaaatacccaacattagaatcgtctcatcgagaataataatttggtgtggtccggtgcgtgattagaactcgtttgtaattgAACATAGGTGCATTGCATATTGTGAGGagtttttttatagggatgcaaaaataaccaatgtagaagtaaagtttgttaagtttaattatgaactaaatagataatcaaatgctgatgtggcacattttgattattgattttgattattcacattgcggatgctctaaacaCCTGGTAGTTTTATAAAtgcgaagagagagaaaagatgaTTAGAAGATACTATTATTTGGTGATTTTACAATACTTTCCAATCACTTATTAAATGCCACATGTCAATAGTCCATAAAATAACTCACAGAAAGTCACGAGTCCCACAACATTAACCAATTATATGTGTGTTGTACACCACAATTTTATGTTTCCTttgcattgaataattttcttaATGTCAAACTAAGGAGAGCGCGTGAGCTTTAGGATAGAAAGGACGCACATGTCTGGGGGTGGGCCTAAATGGGTACAAGCACACAAAAAGGGGCCCGCCTATAAAAACCCCGCGAAAATAATTAAGTCCATCAAATTTGGGTCCGATTTGAGCTCTCTCGTCCAATTACAAGCGCAATCAGGAGTGCTCCTGCTAAAACCGACTCATCAGCCAAAACACAAACCCACGCCATCTCCTCCAcaataccaaaaagaaaaacaaaacctagagtctctctctctctctctcgctagAAATCGTGATGGGTTTGCCTGATCTTCCTGGTGAGATTGTCTACGACATACTCTCAAGACTACCCGTCAAGTCTCTGTGCCGTTTCAAATCGGTTTCCAAGCCATGGCTCGCTCTCATCACCGACCCCAAATTCGTCAAGTCACACCTCCATCATCAATCCACAAACGACGATGACGTGAACCAGAAGTTGATCATCTGCTCTGCCGCTTCTCCCTCCATCTATTCCGTAGATTACCGAGCACCCGATCACACCGTGACTGAGCTTAAAAGTCCCTGCAAGTCGAAGTCTCGGGTTTCAGTTATGGGCTCATTCGACGGGGTCGTACTCTTATATATTGATGATGATGAATTATGTTTATGGAACCCATCAACTAGAATGTATCAGAAACTTTCACCATCTCCCGAGTGCCCAGATTGTCAATACAAGAATATGACGTATGGGCTTGGTTATGACTCTGTTAGTGATGACTTCAAGGTTGTTCGGGCTGTCGTCAGCCCTTCGACAAAAGACCCTACTCCTGTTTATGTGTTCACTTCTAAACTAAGTTCTTGGAAGAGGATTGAAGACCTTGGCAGCTCTAGTCTTTGTTATGCGCCCACCGGGACTGTTATGGATGGGGCACCGCATTGGGTTGTGTCTTTCTACTGCGATATGTATTCTACTTGTGGGATTGCTTGTTTTGATGCTACGGAGGAGAAATTCAAGTAGGTGCCCATGCCTAATTGTGAAGACGTGAACAGTTTTATTGATTTGGGAGTTTTGGGTGGATGGCTTTGTGTGGTTGACCACGGTTGGGGGAGTCATTTGACTCATTCCAATGTTTTGGTGATGAAGGAATATGGCGTGAAAGAATCTTGGACCAAGTTGTTTGTTTTACCAAATGAGCCAGGAGAGTTCGATCTTCCCTTCTGTAGAATCTATACAATGTTACTTTACACAAAGGATGGAGAGGTTGTAATGGTGTTGAATTCGGAGAAGCTAATGATCTTCAACCCGAAACAAAACAGATACAAGCGGATTGAGATCCCTCTGGATTACGAGTGGTTTAATGCGGCTTTTTATTTGGAGAGTCTTGTTTCACCTCGTGGCTGCAATGGCCTAATCacatgaaaatggaagagagataaTTATGCGCTATTTTCCTCGTTAATTCTGTTTCTTTGCATGAGTAGTTCTAAACAATATAAATGAAGCATAGTTCCAATACTTCATATTCAGTAGAATACGTTGGCTATTGATCTTTTAGAATGATAGCTTATATTATTCCTGCTCAATGATTTTATATTGAAATGGAAAAGCTGGCTTTTAGAACGATAGCCATACGTCTCGTGGTTAAAGACTTTGATTACTTGAGAAACTTTAGTTCGATTATTCTTCCTGATATTTACCTAAGATCCTGATTTTGGCGTTCCACTTTTGTACGCATGCGCTCCTttttttaacgtgaagttactagaaACTTCATGTACAAAGTGGAGAGCCTGTGTACAAAAGTGGAgggcgaaaatcaatttccatttacctAAGGTCGAAGTCGCAATATATTGGAGATTCTTACCCAAGATATTGGAACCAGGTTCTCTTACCCATGTTTTAGGTTGCTGCAATTGATGTCTATGGTGCTTAACTTGTCCTGCAAATGAGGACAATAAGGATAGAGTTGAGATTGTTTGGATAAAAGACCATAATGCAACACGAATTTTACGGTTACACTTACGAGTTACCCTTTTTGCGTCGTTCTTAGCCAGGAGGAGCGAACTCCTCAGTAAAATTTTGCTGAAGAACAAATATTATAGAGAGATGTGGAGGGCATACCGGCTTGTTACAAGAAGTTTCCGACTACAAATAATTGGGGACgcaaacttttcttttttatcaccGAAACTGTGCCCAAAAGGGATTACAAAACAGGAAGCTCTGTAGCTAAAACAGAGGGGAGAAGCCACCCATGAAGCAGGTACCAGTCCTCTAACCGCCTTGGTAGCCGCTACACGACCCAGTTCATTCTTCCAGCTAATCCAAGTGAATTGAACCCCCAGCCAACGCTTCCCCAGTAAGATGCCTAATATCCCACACAACAGCAGAAATCTCCCATGGGCTCACCAATTCGGATACACTGTGTTTGATTGCAAGCTAATTGTCCAGTTCAATCGCAGCATGAACCAATACCATGTCTTTCACCATTCCACATGCTCTACGAATTGCTAACAGCTCACCCTGGAGAGGATATGAAATATTTGCAGAGTACGCCGATCCATCAACACTGTCCTTTCCAATCTCTGATGACAACACCTAATTTAGCATCCTTCCATTACTATGCCCTGCTACATCACAATTTAGCTTAAAACTCCCCTGGTCCGGACATGAACTACATGGCGCTACAAAACGTTATGGCTGCATGATGCCAGACTCTAAAACTGAAAGttctgttttgggttttttgaatGGAAGACTGAAAAGGTTATGTTCACAACTTCACATCATTAAATTTTGGATCTACTCTTGCCTCTGATGAGTGATATAATGAGATGAGCAGTTGGGAGAGTCATTCCGATGTTTGGGTGATGAA
Coding sequences:
- the LOC131324031 gene encoding F-box protein CPR1-like, whose protein sequence is MGLPDLPGEIVYDILSRLPVKSLCRFKSVSKPWLALITDPKFVKSHLHHQSTNDDDVNQKLIICSAASPSIYSVDYRAPDHTVTELKSPCKSKSRVSVMGSFDGVVLLYIDDDELCLWNPSTRMYQKLSPSPECPDCQYKNMTYGLGYDSVSDDFKVVRAVVSPSTKDPTPVYVFTSKLSSWKRIEDLGSSSLCYAPTGTVMDGAPHWVVSFYCDMYSTCGIACFDATEEKFK
- the LOC131324030 gene encoding F-box protein CPR1-like yields the protein MEEELANLPDGIIFDTLSRLPVKPLCRFKSVSKPWLALITEPHFIKSHLTQSMKNNTNQKLIIASPTSHSVYSVDYQSPDHTIANLEVPCTSKVEIMSSCNGVMVLLGTGDELCLWNPSIRMYRKFSQPEYPRGEFRVYGLG